From one Montipora capricornis isolate CH-2021 chromosome 10, ASM3666992v2, whole genome shotgun sequence genomic stretch:
- the LOC138021019 gene encoding titin homolog, translating into MTNRFLIRPEVKRKQCKASSSILPVDLAAAYACYHSNLAEQRKLEQKLHVIDLETSQMKKDFRQQREVLEKEIKQNENYYFWGCHRVFSAATLITESDSYKKQLYTGPRPTKAKLPRKTLQRLNQLIQKLQAEDDLETLSKFQQCARFAKRETHPLLRSSSSLCALNSDLDLSQTHRFAMDEESALSIDRSIGRSSSEVKRVRSAPSRVASDKRVLANYKNGRKDSSFPRQRTSLSDVTSRYPFSKDKETSNSDFCTGDMDGPPAKLAWTEEERVIIDDEVKDADIGESDLAWQQQSQLIMEKSSDIEKWVANVAEYHSSQSIITDTFDSDLVRYQSNLSAKPCEEYHQSDEATTTEEKTATDSKLWSTGAIFSPELEGKTTDDINLNVDQPQVDNVRYKFTPTAHTESKPKRKSFVPVHQIKSESKDSKSLPEQKTHKEESLPSTICSTKGAYDAATQLSQSRLSERELVNTKHAIQSEENRNDNKYNEIVNNFGKRETECNRKSVVPKSQPIKSSVVSITFPKSDLQGLSSRRKTLNPRTYYKHSKAHCDNFKQEQEIQREQRNSLNTTAGNSEAKRDSLDLEGLSSQRKSLAPQRSHNKLSKLQNDACQNENEVQRDKRKSLKTSTGTSEAKTGSLDHDENPPNEQKKRKVSIFKRKCLSDVLYSAQTQIESRLRNRVQGFLTVRGDVEKIEEIDSF; encoded by the coding sequence ATGACGAATCGCTTTCTAATTCGACCGGaggtgaaaagaaaacaatgcaaaGCTTCCTCAAGTATTCTCCCTGTCGACTTGGCTGCGGCGTATGCATGTTACCACAGCAATTTAGCAGAGCAAAGGAAACTAGAGCAAAAGCTGCACGTCATTGATTTAGAGACCAGTCAAATGAAGAAAGATTTTCGACAACAGAGAGAAGTGCtcgaaaaagaaataaagcaaaacGAGAACTACTATTTCTGGGGATGCCATCGTGTGTTCTCTGCCGCGACTTTAATAACTGAATCTGATTCTTACAAGAAACAGTTATACACTGGACCTCGACCAACGAAAGCCAAGCTTCCTCGAAAGACACTTCAGAGGCTGAATCAGCTGATTCAAAAATTACAAGCTGAGGACGACTTAGAAACTCTTTCGAAATTTCAACAATGCGCGCGCTTTGCGAAGAGAGAAACTCATCCATTGCTGAGGTCAAGTTCGTCTCTTTGTGCTTTGAATAGTGATCTGGATTTATCACAGACACATCGCTTTGCTATGGATGAAGAAAGCGCACTCAGTATTGACAGATCCATTGGACGTTCTTCGAGTGAAGTTAAAAGGGTCCGCTCAGCGCCATCAAGGGTGGCCTCCGACAAAAGGGTTTTGGCAAACTACAAAAATGGTCGAAAGGACAGTTCATTTCCGCGACAACGCACAAGTTTGTCCGATGTCACTTCTAGATACCCGTTCTCTAAGGATAAGGAGACAAGTAACAGTGATTTCTGTACTGGTGACATGGACGGGCCCCCGGCGAAATTAGCTTGGACAGAGGAAGAACGTGTTATCATCGACGATGAGGTAAAGGATGCGGATATTGGTGAGAGTGATTTGGCATGGCAGCAACAATCGCAATTGATCATGGAAAAGTCAAGTGATATCGAAAAATGGGTTGCCAACGTAGCTGAGTATCACTCCTCGCAAAGCATCATCACGGATACATTTGACAGTGATTTGGTAAGGTATCAGTCAAATTTAAGTGCAAAACCGTGCGAAGAATATCATCAATCTGACGAAGCTACAACTACTGAAGAAAAGACAGCTACGGACTCTAAATTGTGGTCAACTGGTGCCATATTCTCCCCTGAACTGGAGGGAAAGACAACGGATGATATCAACTTGAATGTGGACCAACCACAGGTGGACAACGTCAGATACAAGTTCACACCAACTGCACACACAGAGAGCAAACCGAAAAGGAAGTCTTTCGTACCTGTTCATCAAATAAAATCAGAGAGCAAGGATTCAAAAAGCCTGCCGGAGCAAAAGACTCACAAGGAGGAATCTTTGCCATCAACAATATGTTCGACTAAGGGAGCTTACGATGCAGCAACACAACTCTCACAATCGAGGCTCAGTGAACGTGAACTCGTTAATACAAAACATGCGATACAGAGTGAAGAAAACAGAAACGATAACAAGTACAATGAAATAGTTAATAACTTTGGAAAGCGGGAAACGGAATGCAACAGGAAAAGTGTTGTCCCCAAATCTCAACCAATAAAAAGTAGTGTAGTAAGTATCACCTTTCCAAAAAGTGATCTCCAAGGCTTGTCCAGTCGACGTAAAACTCTCAACCCCAGAACATACTACAAACATTCCAAGGCTCATTGCGATAACTTTAAACAGGAGCAAgaaattcaaagagaacaaagaAATTCACTGAATACAACCGCTGGGAACAGCGAAGCTAAAAGGGACTCGTTGGACCTTGAGGGCTTGTCAAGCCAACGAAAGTCTCTCGCCCCGCAAAGATCACACAACAAGTTATCAAAGCTACAGAATGATGCCTGTCAAAATGAGAACGAGGTTCAAAGAGACAAAAGAAAGTCACTTAAAACATCCACTGGAACCAGTGAGGCTAAAACGGGTTCGCTTGATCATGATGAAAATCCACCCAATGAGCAAAAAAAGCGGAAAGTTTCCATTTTTAAGCGCAAGTGTTTGTCTGACGTTTTGTACAGCGCACAAACGCAAATAGAGAGTCGACTGAGGAATCGTGTACAGGGATTTTTAACTGTACGAGGCGACGTAGAAAAGATTGAAGAAATAGATTCATTTTAG